One genomic region from Salvia hispanica cultivar TCC Black 2014 chromosome 2, UniMelb_Shisp_WGS_1.0, whole genome shotgun sequence encodes:
- the LOC125205213 gene encoding rhamnogalacturonan I rhamnosyltransferase 1: MEAARLEKSVEKSPAMQGLPGIQRTRLQVWFIRVCSSILIWTCLVQLVAVGELWHPRLLTGNPGSGKMSAHQEGSLPTPPPLAARNYTSNGFLKVSCNGGLNQMRSAICDMVTIARLLNLTLVVPKLDKTSFWADPSNFEDIFDVEHFINSLRDEVRIVKRLPKRFGRRYGYQPLVKAPVSWSNEQYYLQQILPLFAKHKVLHFNRTDSRLANNGISLELQKLRCRVNFQALKFTPQIESLGNKLVSIIQQKGPYLALHLRYEMDMLAFSGCTHGCTEEEAEELKRMRYAFPWWREKEIVSEEKRSRGLCPLTPEEMALILQALDFSRDTQIYIASGEIYGSERRLAALRDAFPRIVKKEMLLDPEDLRQFQNHSSQMAALDFMVSVASNIFIPTYDGNMARVVEGHRRYLGFKKTFQLDRRRLVELLDLHHNRTLSWDEFSAAVRLAHETKMGQPSLRRVIADKPKEEEYFYANPQECLCEATSCANLSPVGNATMSL; the protein is encoded by the exons TGGAGGCGGCTAGATTAGAGAAAAGTGTGGAGAAATCGCCTGCAATGCAGGGGCTGCCGGGGATACAGAGGACGAGGTTGCAGGTGTGGTTTATTAGGGTTTGTTCTAGTATACTAATTTGGACGTGCTTGGTTCAACTCGTGGCGGTTGGGGAGCTCTGGCACCCTCGTTTGCTTACCGGAAATCCGGGCTCCGGGAAAATGTCGGCCCATCAGGAGGGATCGTTGCCTACTCCGCCTCCGCTGGCAGCCA GGAATTACACAAGTAATGGCTTTCTTAAAGTATCCTGCAACGGTGGCTTGAATCAAATGCGCTCTGCG ATATGTGACATGGTGACAATTGCTCGACTTTTAAATCTTACACTGGTTGTTCCGAAGCTTGACAAGACATCATTCTGGGCCGACCCTAG CAATTTCGAGGATATTTTTGATGTGGAACATTTCATCAATTCATTAAGAGATGAAGTCCGAATAGTCAAGAGGTTACCAAAGAGGTTTGGCCGACGATATGGATATCAACCACTTGTGAAGGCTCCTGTTAGCTGGTCAAATGAGCAATACTACTTACAACAG ATTCTTCCACTATTTGCTAAGCACAAAGTGTTACACTTCAACCGAACAGATTCAAGGCTGGCCAACAATGGGATTTCCCTGGAGCTTCAGAAGCTTAGGTGCCGTGTCAATTTTCAGGCACTAAAGTTTACCCCTCAGATTGAGTCACTGGGAAACAAGTTGGTCAGTATTATTCAACAGAAAGGACCCTATTTAGCCTTGCATTTGAGATATGAGATGGACATGTTGGCTTTCTCGGGATGCACACATGGATGCACCGAAGAGGAAGCAGAAGAGCTCAAACGAATGAG ATATGCATTCCCTTGgtggagagaaaaagagatAGTATCTGAAGAGAAGAGATCACGTGGCTTATGCCCTCTTACTCCGGAAGAGATGGCTCTGATTTTGCAAGCATTGGACTTTAGCAGAGATACGCAGATCTATATTGCATCTGGTGAGATCTATGGCAGTGAACGGAGACTTGCAGCACTAAGAGATGCTTTTCCAAGGATT gtgaaaaaggaaatgctGCTAGACCCTGAAGATTTGCGGCAGTTCCAGAACCATTCATCTCAAATGGCAGCGCTTGATTTTATGGTTTCTGTTGCCAGTAATATCTTTATTCCCACGTATGACGGCAATATGGCAAGGGTTGTAGAAGGCCATCGTAG ATATCTTGGGTTTAAGAAAACATTCCAACTGGATCGTAGAAGACTTGTGGAATTGTTGGATTTACATCATAACCGAACTCTCTCATGGGACGAGTTTTCAGCTGCTGTGCGGCTAGCTCATGAGACAAAAATGGGACAGCCCTCTCTCCGTAGAGTTATAGCAGACAAGcccaaagaagaagaatatttCTATGCGAATCCTCAGGAGTGCCTGTGTGAAGCCACGAGCTGTGCTAACTTGTCTCCAGTTGGAAATGCTACCATGTCTTTGTGA